The Blastocatellia bacterium sequence GGATGCGAGTACCACTTCCGCAGTCGCTTGTCGAACCAGAGATTCTGGTCCGGTTTCATCTCGTGCGTGGCTCCGTACTTGGCCACGGCGTAGGTCGTCTCGAATGCCGTTCGGTCGAACGGATATTCCGAGCGATAGGGATAAGGGTCGTCGTAGATGAAGTATTTGACTTTCTTCTCCCACTCGCTGCGAAGCCACGCCGCTTTCTCCGGAAATCCCTCTCGCTCCAGCGCAGCGATGAGCGATAAGATCACCACTTCGTTGTAGCAGCCGATCTTGTACGTCTCGTACTCCTCCGGCAAGATCTCGTAGGGATAGAGGAAGTAGGCCCGCGCCGTCTGGTAAGCGCGTTCGAGATACCCCTGCGCATCGAGATAGCGTACGAGGTGCGGATATTTCCTGGCGATCTCGTACATGTGGAAGTAGAGCATGATGACGTGAGGATAATCGAACGAGCGCCAGATGGGCATCTTGTCGAGATGGCGATTCCGAATCCCGGCGCGCGCTCTTGGATCGGGATCGCGATTCACCTTCCAGTTGGGCACGCCGTAAATGCCGTAGGGATACGGATGCTCCCGATCCGTGCGTTGCAACCCTCCCCACACGAAGTGCTCGATATAGTACTCGACCGACGCGATCTCCTGCGGATCGGGAAAGTGCACGTTTTTCGCCGCGACGAACGGAGCTTTGCCGAGGGCGGGATCATCGGAGGCCAGCACATATCCCCACCAATAGTCGAATCCATCGGTGTCATCCGGGCTTCGCAAGACGTTGTTCTTCATGTCGTAGACCGAGTAGAGCCCGTTGTACCACTTGGACGGATCTCGATGTTGCTGCCGCTGGGTGATGAACCGGCTTCGCTTTTTGATCAGAGTCTCAAGCGGCTCCGTCACGAAGAACTCCAGATATGTTCGTCGCCCACCGTCGTGTCGAATCGTCAGCACATTCTCGCCGAGCCGCGAGAAGGCGATGCGATAGAGGTGATGATGGGGATGCCGCTCGCCGAGATACGTGATGCGCGTGTGCTCCGGGAACTCCGGCTCCAGCGCTTCGATGCGGGCCTTCGTGTGAAGGGCGAGTGTGGCCGTCAGGTCTTCGGGGACGGTCATCCCGGGGACGACGCGAATATCGAAGAGTCCCTCCCGATAGAGAATCTCGCGCATCTCCGCATACGACCGCGCCCACTGAAATCGAACCCCATAGCGAATTTTGCTTCCCGAAGCGCCCGCCGGCTGTAGCTCTAAAAACGTATGCGGCTGCCGCCAGCTTCCCCGCGTCTCGCGTCCACCGGAGAGCCCCGAATGGATATAGGCGCGATAATTCCGCCGCCCCTCGGACGTGTAGTACTCGAACTTCGTTCCCGGATGGACGGTGATGACGAGATAGGGAGGCTCTCCATTGGGTCGCACAAAATACAGGAACGATCCATGCCCGCTGATGAAATGATGCTTGGTCCAGCTTCGCTCGAAAATCGTTCGCGTCTCTCCCGCGGGGAAGCGCCAGGGGATCGGCAATGCGAGGTCTCCGATCTGCACGGGGAAGTTCATCGTCGTCTCGATCTCGATCGTCCAGTCGAGAACCGCACCCTCGATTTTGAACTGCTGGAGCATCTTGAGCGGTGATCCGGGATCGAAATCCGTGTAAGTGAGCGCGCCTTTGTCCGGCTCCGCTTGGAGCGTTCGAGTTCCGGTGTAAATCGGCAGCCAATCGCCTCCTTCGACCCGGTAGGTCACGACCGGTTCCCCCAGACGACCCTCGCCGCTCAACAGATCGGCCTGAACGGGATCATGAGGATTCCACAACCGGGTGATTCCCCGACGATCATAGACGAGCGTGAAATTCTCGGTGCGAATTGTCCCCGAAAGGTTTTGTCCCGATACCGGTCCGAATCGAAAGGGAAAAGCTGCGACCAGGCTCAGGATGATGAGCGATCGTGCTGCGTTCGGTTTCATCCGAAGCACCCTTTCAAAGAGCGGCGCCGGCGTTCCTGCCTGCGGCCGGGGGCAGACTCGGAAGCTGGCGCCACTTTAGGGATTTTCAATTGCCCGTACTCTGGGAGCGCCCACATCTTGCGGACAACAGGCAGGCGAGAAGCGTGCGCTCTCCGGGTAAACTCATTTACATGCCCTAGATTCCCGCGCGCTGGCGGGCGCGACGGATCACCGCTTCCATCTGATCACGATAGGTCGTGAAGGTATCGTCCACGACGCTGAGCGTGGGTATCTGCTCATCCCGAAGCAAAAGCGTCGCCGGATTCCAGCGACCGAAGCCGGCTTCGTGCACGCCGGTGCTGCCCCGTCCCGGAGCCGGATGGCTGAGGTGCTGGAAAAAGCGCGCGTATTTCTGCACGGCTGCCGGATAGGCGAACTGCGAGAACACATGATAAAGCGGGATGAACTCCAGCAGCGCGTCGTAATGCATCTCGCCGCAAGCCAGCACGTGCGGATATTTCGCCCGCAGGTCGAGGACGAGCCGTCGAGTCCCTTCGTGCATATCGGCCTTGGGATTGTTCACCCATCCGCCGACGATGTCGAGGAAGTAGGCATCCACGCCGTACCGTTCGATGACCTCCGAGATGCGTTCGAACAAATGCTCGCGCCAGGAGGCGACGCCGAGATTCATATACGAGAGCCAGCCGTCCTGATGGCGATCGTTGTCCCAATCCACCCAGTTGAGATCGAAGCGATCGCCGTCAATCTTCGCCGTGGCCGCATCGG is a genomic window containing:
- a CDS encoding DUF5695 domain-containing protein; this encodes MKPNAARSLIILSLVAAFPFRFGPVSGQNLSGTIRTENFTLVYDRRGITRLWNPHDPVQADLLSGEGRLGEPVVTYRVEGGDWLPIYTGTRTLQAEPDKGALTYTDFDPGSPLKMLQQFKIEGAVLDWTIEIETTMNFPVQIGDLALPIPWRFPAGETRTIFERSWTKHHFISGHGSFLYFVRPNGEPPYLVITVHPGTKFEYYTSEGRRNYRAYIHSGLSGGRETRGSWRQPHTFLELQPAGASGSKIRYGVRFQWARSYAEMREILYREGLFDIRVVPGMTVPEDLTATLALHTKARIEALEPEFPEHTRITYLGERHPHHHLYRIAFSRLGENVLTIRHDGGRRTYLEFFVTEPLETLIKKRSRFITQRQQHRDPSKWYNGLYSVYDMKNNVLRSPDDTDGFDYWWGYVLASDDPALGKAPFVAAKNVHFPDPQEIASVEYYIEHFVWGGLQRTDREHPYPYGIYGVPNWKVNRDPDPRARAGIRNRHLDKMPIWRSFDYPHVIMLYFHMYEIARKYPHLVRYLDAQGYLERAYQTARAYFLYPYEILPEEYETYKIGCYNEVVILSLIAALEREGFPEKAAWLRSEWEKKVKYFIYDDPYPYRSEYPFDRTAFETTYAVAKYGATHEMKPDQNLWFDKRLRKWYSHPVVRKEDARAFMERQLRANLAVRGWLEAAYYLLGADFTGSSDVGAMSYMAAMGGWAILDYAIHFAADPADWLQLGYASILSSWSLMNTGRPETNYGFWFPGKENDGAAGWQFMTAKFGRAWIRKDMPRGAWHYDGEIDLGFGGALRAAATILTRDPLFDWFAYGGALTASEDGFSVIPRDGLRKRFHIVLADFRMAIELDRDGLAAERPIFVARDVGRIRMVIENRTADAHVTLLKVSLRDAAPGEKSPEETERMAYAIVQDGRRVGVVRLGEESEITLNISGDATVVELVREREGGRRN